ACTTGTCACAAACCCTAAAATTTTGTTATGTGATGAAGCAACCAGTGCCCTTGACCCAGCAACAACAGATGCCATTCTCGATCTATTGAAGAAAACGAATGAAACTTTTGGCGTTACAATTCTTGTTATTACACATGAAATGAGTGTTATTCAAAAAATCTGTAATCGCGTGGCAGTAATGGAACAAGGTCGTGTTATTGAGCTAGACTCCGTAAAAAATGTTTTTAGTCATCCAAAAACAGAAACTGCCAAACGTTTCGTTTCTACAGTTATTAATACGGAACCATCAGAACAAGTGATTAAACAACTTTCGCATGAAGATAACGCAGAAGTGTACCGATTATTCATCGAAAGTGATCAAATTTCACATGCGATTGTGCATGATTTAATTGCACAATTCCAAGTAAAAGTGAATATCATACATGCTTTCATGGCAGAAATTCAAACAGACACAGTGGGCTACCTATGGTTACAAGTCATTGGAGACCATACCCAACAACAAGCCATTCAAACTCACTTAACAACGCAACACATTCAATTTGAGGAGGTGTCATCAGATGCTCGGTTCATCCATTGATTCATCACAACTACTTGAAGCACTTTATCAAACACTTTATATGGTAACTGTCTCTCTAGTCATCGGTGCATTGATTGGGATTCCACTAGGCATTTTACTCGTTGTCACACGTCCAAATGGCATCTGGCCTAACGCAGTGATTCACCATGTCTTAAATACAATTATCAATATTTTAAGATCTGTACCATTTATCATCTTATTAATTGCCATCGTACCATTTACAAAGTTATTAGTAGGTACATCAATTGGGACAACAGCTGCGATTGTGCCGCTAACTGTTTACGTTGCACCGTACATCGCAAGACTCGTTGAGAACTCTCTCTTAGAAGTAGATGACGGTATTATTGAAGCAGCAAATGCTATGGGTGCCTCACCTGTTCAAATTATTCGCTACTTCTTATTGCCAGAAGCACTTGGCTCACTGATCTTATCTATTACG
This region of Staphylococcus sp. IVB6240 genomic DNA includes:
- a CDS encoding methionine ABC transporter ATP-binding protein produces the protein MITFQNVSKTFSKKNTTVHALNDVSFTIDKGDIFGVIGYSGAGKSTLVRLVNQLEKQTSGDVYVDNHHLNTYSQTDLRKVKKDIGMIFQHFNLLNSKTVFKNVAMPLILSNMSSSEIKKRVDEMIAFVGLEGKAQQYPSELSGGQKQRVAIARALVTNPKILLCDEATSALDPATTDAILDLLKKTNETFGVTILVITHEMSVIQKICNRVAVMEQGRVIELDSVKNVFSHPKTETAKRFVSTVINTEPSEQVIKQLSHEDNAEVYRLFIESDQISHAIVHDLIAQFQVKVNIIHAFMAEIQTDTVGYLWLQVIGDHTQQQAIQTHLTTQHIQFEEVSSDARFIH
- a CDS encoding methionine ABC transporter permease, which produces MLGSSIDSSQLLEALYQTLYMVTVSLVIGALIGIPLGILLVVTRPNGIWPNAVIHHVLNTIINILRSVPFIILLIAIVPFTKLLVGTSIGTTAAIVPLTVYVAPYIARLVENSLLEVDDGIIEAANAMGASPVQIIRYFLLPEALGSLILSITTAIIGLIGATAMAGAVGGGGIGDMALVYGYQRFDTLVILITVVVLVIIVQLIQSLGNVLARKVRRN